The DNA region TAACACATGGGCAGGAACTTCTTATAGCGGAAACAGAACGGCAAGGATATAGATGGAAAGAAATTACGTCTAAGAATCACCTGGATGATGTGCGGAAATATTTTAACAATATTTCAAAGGATGATCTTTTTGCTGCTGCGGGATATGGTGGCCTTTCAGTAAAGACTATCGTACTTAAATTGATTGATCTTTATAAAAAAGATCTTAATGAACAGAAAATCACCGGGTTAAAGACTTCAAAAGATTTTGAAAACTTAAGAATGCGGAGCCTAAAAAAAAGGGTAAGCAATGGAATTCTTGTAAAGGGAGAAGATGGATTGGTAGTTCATTTATCCAAGTGTTGTAATCCTGTTCCCGGTGATGAAATCATTGGTTATGTTACACGCGGCAGAGGAGTATCTGTTCATCGTACAGATTGCCCTAATGCAATTAATCTTTCGGACAAAGACAGAACCATTGAAGTAGAATGGGAACAGGAAACCAGCGGTATGTTTTTAGTTACGATTGAAGTTATTGCCTATGATCGGACCGGTTTAATGGCCGATATTTTGGCGGTATTAATGGAACTGAAGCTTTCTGTTTCTACAGCTAATGTAAAAGTTGAGAATACAGGGATGGCTGGAATGAATTTGGGAATACAGATTAAAGATTTGCAACAATTGGAATTTATCATGACAAAAATACGTCGTATAAAAGGTGTTCATTCAGTTCATCGTATGCGTTCTTCTCGTGGAGGATAATATGAGATCTGTTATTCAAAGATGTAATTGGTGCAGAGTACTTTCTGAAGGGAAGGTGTGTGGAGAAATAGGTAAGGGGCTGGTTGCCTTGCTGGGTATTAAGCGTGGAGATACGGAAGAAGATGCATTATATATATCTGATAAGATACTGCATTTAAGAATTTTTGAGGATGAAAATAATAAGATGAACCTGTCGCTTTTGGATACGAAAGGAGCGCTTATGATTGTGTCACAGTTTACCTTATATGGAGATTCCAGACATGGGCGTCGGCCAAGTTTTACTGAGGCGGAACTTCCAAAACAGGCGAGTAGGCTTTATGAACATGTGGTGCGGAGCTGCAGGATAGAAGGAATAAAAGTAGAAACCGGAAATTTTCAGACATATATGCAGGTAGCACTTGAAAATGACGGTCCGGTTACTTTGCTTCTTGATTCGAAAAAACTTTTTTGACACTTATCACAACTTCAATTTGGGAGGGAATTTGCATGAAAATAACCTATCTTGTCCTCGGTCCCTTTATGACCAATACATATATCATATATGATGAAAATACAATGGATGCTGTCATAATTGACCCCTCCTTTACTCCTGAAAATATTATTCGTGCAGTAGCTCAGCTAAAAGTGAATGTTAAAGGAATCTTTCTGACACATGGACATGTAGACCACATGGCCGGACTTAACAAGTTAAAAGGAGTTTATAAAGAAGCCCGTGTATATATGAATATCAATGATAAAGAGTATTTATCGGATCCTAAAAAGAATCTTTCTGATTCATTCCCTCAGCCAACGATTTGTAAAGCAGCAGATTATTGGGTAAGTTATAGAGAGCATATAAAAGTAGGAAAACTTGATTTTACCGTGTTGGATACATCGGGACATACTCCCGGAGGAATTTCTTTTTACATGGAAAAGGAAAAGGTTGTTTTTACCGGAGATTCCCTTTTTCGAGAATCTATTGGACGTACGGACTTTCCCGGTGGAGATATAAAAAGGCTTTTGCAGACCATTAGAAAAAATCTTTTTTCATTATCCGATGAAGTAATTGTTTTGCCTGGACATGGGGAGGCAACAAGCATTGGATATGAGAAAAAACATAACCCGTTTTTGGTCGGAGGTTGATGATGAAAAGAACCGCAGAATTTTGGATGCGTGTTTCCATAACTTTATTTTTTATATTACTTGCGCTTTCAGCGCCGATTATTTTTTTCCCGTTCGGAATATCTCTTATCCTATCTATTTTGCTTACACCGCTTGCTCAAAAATTATATAAATGGATAAATATGACCGGGATAAAGAATATCCCTTATGATATTCCGATTATTATATCTTTTGGTATATTTATCGGAATTATATATCTGATTGCAATTCATATTTTTGTACCATTCATCACGGAGTTAAGAGCGTTTACAAGAAGTATTCCTGCTACATTCTCTGCATTGCAGTCAGCAATTCCCGAGTTGGAAGCAGCTTATCATTTGAGTTTGCTTCCTGCGGAGGCGCAAGGTTTCATTGCAAAAATGATTCAAGAGATAGGGGAATATACATTGAGACTTGCACAATTCAGTTTGTCAGCAATATTTTCTTTTGCCAGTACAGTAATTGAATTGATTGTTGTACCTTTTATTACTTTTTACATGATGAAGAAGGGGAGAACGTTTTCCAATAAGTTTGCTGAACTTTTTCCGGAAAGGTATCATGCACACATAAAGAACTTGTTTAAGGAAATTCATTTTGTTTTAAAAGCATACATACATGGACAACTTCTACTGTCGGTACTCATGGCGTTCCTTGTTTTTATTGGAATGTGGATTATGGATATTCCATATCCATTGGTTATTGGACTTCTTGCCGGGGTTGTGGAGATGGTGCCAATCATAGGTCCAATTATTGGGGCTGTCCCGCCTATACTTCTCGGTCTTTTGCAGGGAAGCAGTGTTATGATTCAAGTTATTATTTTCTATGTGGTTGTACAACAGTTAGATTCTCATTTTATTATGCCGAAACTTATGGGATCGATTATTGAAGTTCACCCAGTGGCAATTATCGCAGGAGTGCTTATCGGCGGAAGCCTAAAAGGAATATTGGGGATGATGATAGCCGTCCCTGCGGTGGCAGTTCTTCAAATATTATTACGCCATATGTGGTATTACGATAGATATAAAGTCTTGCGCTAATGGAGGGTAAAATGAAAAAATCAGCAGTAATGAATACGTTAAAGAAAAAGATTCGTGAACATAAATATAAGTTTACGACACAGCGCCAGGTTATTTTACAGGCATTCCTCGAAAGCAAAGAAAACCATATGTGTGCGGAAGATGTATATGAATTTGTTCGGGATAACAATCCGGAAATAGGGCTTGCAACCGTATATCGTTCGCTTGAATTGTTTACATCACTTGAGCTCTTAAAAAAATTGGACTTTGGTGATGGCAGAAGTCGTTATGAATTAAATGACCACAATTTGGCACATTCGCATTATCATTTAATTTGTCTTAAATGCGGAAAAGTGATTGAGTTTTCCTATGATTTTATGAATAAAATGAAAGAAAAAATAAAGAAAGGAAATGGATTTGCTATTGTCGATTATCAGTTAAAATTTTATGGCTACTGCGCTGATTGTGAAAGAAATGATAAAACT from Dialister invisus DSM 15470 includes:
- the dtd gene encoding D-aminoacyl-tRNA deacylase, which gives rise to MRSVIQRCNWCRVLSEGKVCGEIGKGLVALLGIKRGDTEEDALYISDKILHLRIFEDENNKMNLSLLDTKGALMIVSQFTLYGDSRHGRRPSFTEAELPKQASRLYEHVVRSCRIEGIKVETGNFQTYMQVALENDGPVTLLLDSKKLF
- a CDS encoding MBL fold metallo-hydrolase translates to MKITYLVLGPFMTNTYIIYDENTMDAVIIDPSFTPENIIRAVAQLKVNVKGIFLTHGHVDHMAGLNKLKGVYKEARVYMNINDKEYLSDPKKNLSDSFPQPTICKAADYWVSYREHIKVGKLDFTVLDTSGHTPGGISFYMEKEKVVFTGDSLFRESIGRTDFPGGDIKRLLQTIRKNLFSLSDEVIVLPGHGEATSIGYEKKHNPFLVGG
- a CDS encoding AI-2E family transporter; this encodes MKRTAEFWMRVSITLFFILLALSAPIIFFPFGISLILSILLTPLAQKLYKWINMTGIKNIPYDIPIIISFGIFIGIIYLIAIHIFVPFITELRAFTRSIPATFSALQSAIPELEAAYHLSLLPAEAQGFIAKMIQEIGEYTLRLAQFSLSAIFSFASTVIELIVVPFITFYMMKKGRTFSNKFAELFPERYHAHIKNLFKEIHFVLKAYIHGQLLLSVLMAFLVFIGMWIMDIPYPLVIGLLAGVVEMVPIIGPIIGAVPPILLGLLQGSSVMIQVIIFYVVVQQLDSHFIMPKLMGSIIEVHPVAIIAGVLIGGSLKGILGMMIAVPAVAVLQILLRHMWYYDRYKVLR
- a CDS encoding Fur family transcriptional regulator; amino-acid sequence: MKKSAVMNTLKKKIREHKYKFTTQRQVILQAFLESKENHMCAEDVYEFVRDNNPEIGLATVYRSLELFTSLELLKKLDFGDGRSRYELNDHNLAHSHYHLICLKCGKVIEFSYDFMNKMKEKIKKGNGFAIVDYQLKFYGYCADCERNDKTDK